GCGCTTGCCCGCGCCGAAGCCGCCGGCGTCGACCCGGCGCGCACGCTGGTCGACCCGGGGATCGGCTTCGGCAAGACCCTCGAGCACAACCTCGAGCTGCTCCGGCGGCTCGGCGAGCTGGCCGGGCTCGGGCGCCCGCTCCTCGTCGGGCCCTCGCGCAAGGCCTTCATCGGGAAGATCACCGGCTTGCCGCCGGGCGAGCGCGTCGAGGGGACGATCGCCGCCTGCTGCCTCGCCGCGGCCAACGGCGCGCACGTCGTCCGCGTGCACGACGTGGCGGCGGCGCGCCGCGCGCTCGCGGTCGCCGACGCGGTCCTCGCGGGGGGGCGCGCGTGAGCCTCACCCTCTTCGCCGAGCCGCTGCCGCCGTTGCGCTGGCAGGACGGCCTCGACATCCTGATCATGGCCTTCGTCTTCTACAACCTCATCGTGCTGCTGCGCGGCACGCGCACGATCCGCATGCTCGTCGGGCTCGCGCTGCTGCTGGCGGTCTCCTTCGCGGCCAACCGGATCGGCCTGCACGCCGTGAGCTGGGTCCTCCAGAACCTGCTCGGCGCGCTGGTGCTCGCGGTGATCGTCCTGTTCCAGCCCGAGCTGCGCCGCGGCCTCGCGAACATGGGCCGGGCGCCGCTGCTGCGCTTCCTCGACCCGATCAAGGAGGAGCGCGTGCTCCAGGAGTGCGTGCGCGGGACGCAGGCGCTGGCGGCCAAGCGCATCGGCGCGCTCATCGCCCTGCAGCGCGAGACCGACCTGCGCGCCTACGTCGACGGCGGGGTCGGCTTCGACGCCCGGGTCTCGCGCGAGCTGCTCTTCTCGATCTTCCTGCCGGCCTCGCCCGTGCACGACGGCGCGGTGCTCATCCAGGGCAACCGCCTCAGCCAGGCGGGGTGCTTCCTGCCGCTGTCGCAGAACCCGAACCTGCCGAAGGAGCTGGGGACGCGCCACCGCGCCGCGCTCGGGCTGGCCGAGGAGACCGACGCGGCCGTCATCGTCGTGTCGGAGGAGACCGGGGCGATCTCGCTGGCGTTCGGCGGCGAGCTCAGGCGGGGCCTGGACGCGCCGGCGCTGCAGCGCGAGCTCGAGCGCATCTTCCAGACCAGCCGCCCGGAGGGGACGTGATGAAGCCCGCGCTGCGCCGCTTCGCCGGCCGCCTGCCGCTGATGGCCGCCTCGCTCGTCCTGGCGACGGCGTTCTGGTTCTACGTCAACGCGCGCGAGCAGGTGGAGGTCGGCCACCTGGTGCCCCTGGTCTTCGAGCGGTTCCCGGCCCGCCTCGTGCTGGACGGCGCGCCGCTCGAGGCGGTCTACGTGCGCCTGCGCGGCGGCCGCTCGGTCATGGACGCCCTCGACCCGCAGCAGCTGCGGGTGCGCGTCGACCTGGCGTCGGCGCGGGCGGGGAACAACGTCGTGCCGCTGGCCGCGCCGCTCGTGGTCGTGCCGCGCGGGGTGACCGTGGTCGGCATCTCGCCGCCGGCCGTCAACCTCAGGTTCATCGCCCGGCCGCGGACCGGGGAGGAGGGGACCAGATGACGCGATCGCTCTTTGGCACCGACGGCGTGCGCGGGCGCGCCAACGTCGCCCCGATGACGTCGGAGACCGCGCTGCGCCTCGGGCGCGCGTGCGCCCACGTCTTCCGCGACGGGGGGCGCCGCCACCGGGTGCTCATCGGCAAGGACACGCGGCTCTCCGGGTACATGCTCGAGAGCGCGCTGACCTCCGGGGTCTGCTCGATGGGCGTCGACGTGGTGCTCGTCGGGCCGCTGCCGACGCCCGGGATCGCCTTCATGACCCGCAGCCTGCGCGCCGACGCCGGCGTCGTGATCTCCGCCTCGCACAACCCCTACGAGGACAACGGGATCAAGTTCTTCTCGCGCGACGGCTACAAGCTCCCCGACGCCCTCGAGGCCGAGATCGAGGACCTCGTCGCCTCCGGGCGGATCGATCATGTGCGCCCGACGGCCGACGCGATCGGCAAGGCCTTCCGCGCGGACGACGCGGTGGGGCGCTACGTCGAGTTCGCGAAGAGCACCTTCCCGCGCGAGCTGACGCTCTCGGGTCTGCGCGTGGTCGTCGACTGCGCCAACGGCGCGGCCTACAAGGTCTCGCCGGAGGTGCTGCGCGAGCTGGGCGCCGAGGTGGTCGTGCTCAATGCCCAGCCGGACGGCCGCAACATCAACCTCGGCTGCGGCTCCGTGCACCCCGAGGTGGTCTGCGCCGCGGTGCGGCGGGAGAAGGCGCACGTCGGGCTGACCCACGACGGCGACGCCGACCGCGTGCTCTTCTCGGACGAGCGCGGCCGGCTCGTCGACGGCGACCAGACGCTGGCGGTCTGCGCGCTGGACCTGCAGGCGCGCGGGCTGCTCGCCGGCGGCACGGTCGTCGGGACGGTCATGAGCAACTACGGCCTGGAGCTGGCGCTGCGCAAGGCCGGGATCGCGCTCGAGCGCACGCCGGTCGGCGACCGCCACGTCTTCGAGACGATGCAGCGGCTCGGCGCGGTGCTCGGCGGCGAGCAGTCCGGCCACATCATCTTCTCGGGGCACCAGACCACCGGCGACGGCATCGTCACCGCGCTCCAGGTGCTCGCGGTGCTGCAGCGCACCGGCCGGACGCTCTCGTCGCTGGCGGCCGCGATGCCGCGGCTGCCGCAGGTGCTGATCAACGTGCCGACGCAGCGGCGGGTCGCGGTCGAGTCGGTGCCCGCGCTGCGCGACGCCGTCGCGCGGGCCGAGGCCTCGCTGGCGGGGCGCGGCCGGGTGCTCGTGCGCGCCTCGGGCACCGAGCCGAAGATGCGGGTCATGGTCGAGGGACGCCAGCGGCGCGAGGCCGAGGGCGTCGCCCGCGCGCTGGCGCGGGTCGTGCAGAAGACGGTCGGGGAGAAGTCCCCGCAGGGGTCCGCCGACAGGGGCGGGAAGACCACCGGGAGGAAGCGTTGATGCGGAGGATCCGTCTGGGCGTGAACATCGACCACGTGGCCACGCTGCGGCAGGCGCGGCGCGGCCGGGAGCCCGAGCCGGTGGCGGCGGCGGCCCTCGCCGAGCTCGGCGGGGCGGACCAGATCACCGTGCACCTGCGGGAGGACCGCCGCCACATCCAGGACCGCGACCTCGAGCTGCTGCGGCGCACGGTGGCCACCGGGATCGACATGGAGATGGCCGCGGTGCCGGAGATGGTCCGCATCGCCCGGCGTGTACGCCCCGAGCTGGCGACGCTCGTCCCGGAGAAGCGCCAGGAGATCACGACCGAGGGCGGCCTCGACGTCGCGGGCCAGGCGCGCCCGCTGGGAAAGGCGGTGGCCGCGCTGCAGCGCGCGGGGATTCGCGTGAGCCTCTTCGTCGACCCGGCGCCGGGGCAGGTGCTCGCCAGCCGCGCCACGGGCGCCGACGCGATCGAGCTGAACACCGGGCAGTACGCGGAGGCGCGCACGCGGCGGGCCGCCGCTGCCGAGCTGGAGAAGCTGCGGGCGGCGGCGTCGCTCGCGGCCGAGCAAGGGCTGGCGGTCTTCGCCGGGCACGGGCTCAACTACCACAACATCCTGCCGGTGCGGGCGATCCCCGAGCTCGAGGAAGTCAACATCGGCCACAGCATCGTCTCGCGGGCGCTCTTCACGGGGCTCGAGCAGGCGGTGCGCGACATGGTGGCGCTCTTGCGGGGACGGAATTGAGTCCTGTCCCGGCACGGTAACGGCTACGCAAAGGGGACAGAATTCACGCTGTCCCCGGACGAAGGGGGTTGCCAATGCACGCGAACAACGACGGCGGGACGACGGGCTACCGGGAGGGAAAGATCCCCGAGGCGACGGTCCAGCGGCTCTCGATCTACCTGCGCTACGTGACGCAGCTGCACCGCGACGGCGTCAAGGTGGTCTCCTCGTACGCGCTCTCCAAGGGCTGCGGCGTCAAGGCCGCCCAGGTGCGCAAGGATTTCGCCTACTTCGGCGAGCTGGGGGTGCGCGGCGTCGGCTACTACGTGCACGACCTGTGCACGGACCTGCAGAAGATCCTCGGCCTCGAGCAGGTCTGGGAGGTCGCGCTCGTCGGCGCCGGGCACCTGGGCTCGGCGCTCATCGCCTATCGCGGCTTCGAGGAGTACGGCTTCACGATCTCGGCGGTCTTCGACCGCTACCCCGACGCCATCCCCGAGTCGCTGCGCTCGCTGCACCCGGTCTACGGCATCGACGCGCTGCGGCAGGTCATCCGCGAGAAGAAGATCCGGATCGCGATCGTCGCGGTGCCCGCCCCGGCCGCCCAGGAGGTCGTGAACGAGCTGGCCGATGCCGGCGTCAAGGCGATCCTGAACTTCGCACCGGCGCGGCTGGAGACGCCGTCGGGCGTGAAGATCCGCAACGTCGACCTCGCGGTCGACCTTGGCGTGCTCTCCTTCTTCGTCACGGGAAAAAGATGATTGAAGCTATTTTTTAGCTCAGAAGATACAACTTATTGATATTGCAGAGCAATCAATATCAATAATCAGAAATAATCGAGCTTTCTTGAGCTTTGTCGCGATTCGCGGAGATTCTGCGAGCCGGAATCGCCGTTTTCTGCTGAAGTCTCTGCGGAATGAATTTCGACTGTCAACACAAGATATTGTGTCTCGGCGAACGCCTCCACAAGATGTGCGCATCCTTTGCCGTTCCTGGGTTGGGGGCTTTCACGCGTCAGGGGAGGTTACGGTTCGATGACTAAGGCGATCGGGACTGATGTTCGGGAGATGCCCAAACGGGTCTTCGAGGAGACGACCGACAGCGCGCTGTTCGTGCGCACCTCCGCGGACGGGATGGCGGACTTCTCCCGCGAGCGGATCGTCGAGGCGCTGGTCCGCGAGACCCTGCTCGACGCCGAGACCGCGGAGACGATCGGCCGCGAGGTCGAGGAGCAGATCCGCGCCTTCGGCATCCGCACCCTCACCGCGCCGCTGATCCGCGAGCTCGTCGACGCCAGACTCCTCGAGCACGGGCTCGAGGGCGCCCGCAGGCTGCACACCCGCCTCGGCATGCCGCTCTACGACGTGGAGCAGCTGCTGGTGGCCCAGAACAAGGAGAACGCGAACATCCCCCACGGGCCGGAGGCGACCAACCTCACCCTCGCCGAGAACATCAAGAAGGAGTACGCGCTGCTGCGCGTCTTCTCGCCGGAGATCGCCGACGCGCACATGCGCGGCGAGCTGCACCTGCACGACCTGGGCTTCATCGACCGCCCCTACTGCTCGGGGCAGTCGCTGGAGTACGTCAAGAAGTTCGGCCTGAACTTCCCGCACGCGCTCTCGATCGCCAAGCCCGCGAAGCACCCCGAGGTGCTGCTCGCGCACATGGTGAAGTTCTCCGCGGCGCTCCAGAGCCACTTCGCCGGCGCCATCGGCTGGGACGCCGTGAACGTCTTCTTCTCGCCGTTCCTCGTCGGGCTCCCCGACCGCGACGTGCGCCAGCTGGCGCAGATCCTGATCTACGAGTACTCGCAGCAGGCGGTCGCGCGCGGCGGCCAGGCGATCTTCTCGGACATCAACCTCTACTGGGAGACCCCGAAGCACTTCGAGACGGTGCCGGCGATCGGCCCGGGCGGGGAGTACACCGGGAAGACCTACGCGGACTACCTCCCCGAGGCGCAGCGCTTCGTGCGGGCGCTCTTCGAGGTCTACCTCGAGGGCGACGGCGCCGGCCGGCCCTTCTTCTTCCCCAAGCCGCTGGTGCACATCACCGAGAAGCTCTTCCGCACGCCCGGCCACGAGGAGTTCCTCGACCTGATCTGCACCGTCGCCGCCGAGAAGGGCAACACCTACTTCGTCTTCGACCGGGGCGAGACCGCGAAGATCTCCGAGTGCTGCCGCCTCTCGTTCAAGCTCGAGCGCTCGGACCTGGAGGACGCGCGCGAGCCCTGGCGCATGCGCTACTCGGCGCTCCAGAACGTGACGCTGAACCTGCCGCGCGTCGCCTACGAGGCCGCCGGCGACACCGCGCGCCTGTTCGCGCGCCTGACCGAGCTGCTGGAGCTCGCGACGCAGGCGCACGTGGAGAAGCGGGCCTTCCTCGAGCGGCTGCTCGCGCTCGGCGACCGCGGCCCGCTCGCGCTGCTGACCATGGCGCCGGACGGCCAGCCGTACCTGCGGCTGCACCGTGCGACGCACCTCGTCGGCATGGTCGGCCTCAACGAGCTGGTGCAGGCGCACACGGGCGAGGAGATGCACGAGTCGGAGGCGGCGCTGCGCTTCGGGCTGCGCATCATCGCGCACCTGCAGCTGGAGGCCAAGCGCATCGGCGAGCGGCGGGGCATGCGCTTCGTTCTCGAGCAGACGCCGGCCGAGTCCACGGCGTACCGCTTCGCGCGGCTGGACCTGCGCCACCACCCGGGGCCGGCGGCGGCGCACGTCAAGGGCGACGCGGCGCGCGGCGAGGTCTACTACACCAACTCCACGTACCTCAACGTGCGCGCGCCGCTCAACCCGATCGAGCGCGTGCGTCGCGAGGGGCTCTTCCACCCGCTGATCGAGGCCGGCTCGCTGACGCACATCTGGCTCGGCGAGGCGCGGCCGTCCGCGGGGGCGCTGGCGGACTTCGTCGTCAAGACCTTCCGGCACACCCAGAACGACCAGATCGCGTTCTCGCCGGAGTTCACCAGCTGCAACGCCTGCCACCGCACCAGCCGCGGCCTGCAGCCGGCCTGCCCGTCGTGCGGCTCCGACGAGGTCGACGGCATCACGCGGATCACGGGGTACTTCACGCGCCTGTCCTCGTGGAACAAGGGCAAGCGCGGGGAGCTGACCGACCGCTACCGGTCGGCGGGGCACTACCAGGCCTAGTATTGAAACCTTAACGGGCAGGCTGATCAAAAGGGTCCAGATGCAAGGCGCGCGACGATCCGGCGACGACAGGTGTGAGGGGTGCGCCGCAGGCGTTCTCCCCCACTCGCTCCGCTCGCAGGGGTAAGGTGCGCACCGCCGCAGATGGGCCCTTTTCAGCGGCCTGCGGGAGGGGAGATGGAGCTGTTCACGAAGCCGGGCTGCGAGAAGTGCGACTGGGTCAAGGCGAACCTGCCGGCGGGCGTGGCGGTCACGACGCACGACATCCTCACCGCGGAGGGCCTCGCCGAGCTGGCCTTCCGCGAGCTGGTCGCCACGGCGGAGAAGCAGCTGCCCATCCTGCGGCTGCACGACGGGCGCGTCGTCACCGGCGCGATCCAGATCCGCAACGCCCTGGCAGCCGGCGCGTGAGCACCGACTTCGGGATCAAGGGCTTCCTCGAGACGTCCTTCCTCGACTGGCCGGGGCGCCTGGCCGCCGTCCTCTTCCTGGGCGGCTGCAACTTCCGCTGCCCCTTCTGCCACAACGCGGAGCTCGTGCTCGCGCCGCACCTCGTCCCCTCGATCGCCCTCGGGGACGTGCTCGAGCGCCTGCGGCCGCTGCGCGGCTGGGTCGACGGCGTGGTCGTCTCCGGCGGCGAGCCGACGCTCTCGCCGCACCTGCCCGAGCTGCTCGGGCGCCTGCGCTCGGCCGGCTTCGAGATCAAGCTCGACACCAATGGCAGCCGGCCGGAGGTCCTCGCGAAGCTCTTCGCGCGGGGGCTGGTCCAG
The sequence above is a segment of the bacterium genome. Coding sequences within it:
- the cdaA gene encoding diadenylate cyclase CdaA, with amino-acid sequence MSLTLFAEPLPPLRWQDGLDILIMAFVFYNLIVLLRGTRTIRMLVGLALLLAVSFAANRIGLHAVSWVLQNLLGALVLAVIVLFQPELRRGLANMGRAPLLRFLDPIKEERVLQECVRGTQALAAKRIGALIALQRETDLRAYVDGGVGFDARVSRELLFSIFLPASPVHDGAVLIQGNRLSQAGCFLPLSQNPNLPKELGTRHRAALGLAEETDAAVIVVSEETGAISLAFGGELRRGLDAPALQRELERIFQTSRPEGT
- a CDS encoding CdaR family protein — encoded protein: MKPALRRFAGRLPLMAASLVLATAFWFYVNAREQVEVGHLVPLVFERFPARLVLDGAPLEAVYVRLRGGRSVMDALDPQQLRVRVDLASARAGNNVVPLAAPLVVVPRGVTVVGISPPAVNLRFIARPRTGEEGTR
- the nrdD gene encoding anaerobic ribonucleoside-triphosphate reductase codes for the protein MTKAIGTDVREMPKRVFEETTDSALFVRTSADGMADFSRERIVEALVRETLLDAETAETIGREVEEQIRAFGIRTLTAPLIRELVDARLLEHGLEGARRLHTRLGMPLYDVEQLLVAQNKENANIPHGPEATNLTLAENIKKEYALLRVFSPEIADAHMRGELHLHDLGFIDRPYCSGQSLEYVKKFGLNFPHALSIAKPAKHPEVLLAHMVKFSAALQSHFAGAIGWDAVNVFFSPFLVGLPDRDVRQLAQILIYEYSQQAVARGGQAIFSDINLYWETPKHFETVPAIGPGGEYTGKTYADYLPEAQRFVRALFEVYLEGDGAGRPFFFPKPLVHITEKLFRTPGHEEFLDLICTVAAEKGNTYFVFDRGETAKISECCRLSFKLERSDLEDAREPWRMRYSALQNVTLNLPRVAYEAAGDTARLFARLTELLELATQAHVEKRAFLERLLALGDRGPLALLTMAPDGQPYLRLHRATHLVGMVGLNELVQAHTGEEMHESEAALRFGLRIIAHLQLEAKRIGERRGMRFVLEQTPAESTAYRFARLDLRHHPGPAAAHVKGDAARGEVYYTNSTYLNVRAPLNPIERVRREGLFHPLIEAGSLTHIWLGEARPSAGALADFVVKTFRHTQNDQIAFSPEFTSCNACHRTSRGLQPACPSCGSDEVDGITRITGYFTRLSSWNKGKRGELTDRYRSAGHYQA
- a CDS encoding redox-sensing transcriptional repressor Rex; the encoded protein is MHANNDGGTTGYREGKIPEATVQRLSIYLRYVTQLHRDGVKVVSSYALSKGCGVKAAQVRKDFAYFGELGVRGVGYYVHDLCTDLQKILGLEQVWEVALVGAGHLGSALIAYRGFEEYGFTISAVFDRYPDAIPESLRSLHPVYGIDALRQVIREKKIRIAIVAVPAPAAQEVVNELADAGVKAILNFAPARLETPSGVKIRNVDLAVDLGVLSFFVTGKR
- a CDS encoding anaerobic ribonucleoside-triphosphate reductase activating protein, with product MSTDFGIKGFLETSFLDWPGRLAAVLFLGGCNFRCPFCHNAELVLAPHLVPSIALGDVLERLRPLRGWVDGVVVSGGEPTLSPHLPELLGRLRSAGFEIKLDTNGSRPEVLAKLFARGLVQAVEMDVKAPLEPGAYTRLAGVPARVELIRASLDLVSLSGLPHRFRTTYVPGLLDAESMGRLRRSLPAQSPFAVQAFDPRRVLDPALSTRAAPSPADLRAAETAAGVFVA
- the glmM gene encoding phosphoglucosamine mutase produces the protein MTRSLFGTDGVRGRANVAPMTSETALRLGRACAHVFRDGGRRHRVLIGKDTRLSGYMLESALTSGVCSMGVDVVLVGPLPTPGIAFMTRSLRADAGVVISASHNPYEDNGIKFFSRDGYKLPDALEAEIEDLVASGRIDHVRPTADAIGKAFRADDAVGRYVEFAKSTFPRELTLSGLRVVVDCANGAAYKVSPEVLRELGAEVVVLNAQPDGRNINLGCGSVHPEVVCAAVRREKAHVGLTHDGDADRVLFSDERGRLVDGDQTLAVCALDLQARGLLAGGTVVGTVMSNYGLELALRKAGIALERTPVGDRHVFETMQRLGAVLGGEQSGHIIFSGHQTTGDGIVTALQVLAVLQRTGRTLSSLAAAMPRLPQVLINVPTQRRVAVESVPALRDAVARAEASLAGRGRVLVRASGTEPKMRVMVEGRQRREAEGVARALARVVQKTVGEKSPQGSADRGGKTTGRKR
- a CDS encoding pyridoxine 5'-phosphate synthase, which produces MRRIRLGVNIDHVATLRQARRGREPEPVAAAALAELGGADQITVHLREDRRHIQDRDLELLRRTVATGIDMEMAAVPEMVRIARRVRPELATLVPEKRQEITTEGGLDVAGQARPLGKAVAALQRAGIRVSLFVDPAPGQVLASRATGADAIELNTGQYAEARTRRAAAAELEKLRAAASLAAEQGLAVFAGHGLNYHNILPVRAIPELEEVNIGHSIVSRALFTGLEQAVRDMVALLRGRN